The DNA sequence TGATGTTCCAGCGGGCCCTCATAATAGAACTGCGCAACAAGCGGCTCTCAAATCCAGTGGTAGGAACTTGCCTACGGGGCTGAAGATTATACTCCAATTGAAGATCGTATTTCGTGGAGCGCCGATTGAAAAACAAGAGGTGACGCTGATTGGCGCTCACAGCTACGAGTGCACTGTCTGGAAGGGACAACTGAAAAGGATTCCAGCTCTGAACGCCTGGAAAAGCCCGTACCTTACGGTTGATGGATAAGCTGGATTGCCAGGAAAAGCGATTGGCGAATTTTTGCCAAGGTTTGTCGGTTTTGGCCCACCATCGGCTAGGGTCTAGCTGTAGGCTTTGGTTGAGCGTGACGTTGTCAGTGCGGATAAAGTCGTCCGTAAAAATACTTACCCGGATGTGGTCGGCAATATCGGGAAAGGGGGCGATTTCCATCTCGTTGGGCTGAATTTTACCGTCGTTGTTGTAAAGACTATCAAGCCAAATGTACTGCCCTTGCCCAGCACCTACAAAAAGGTAAATAAATTCGACCCTTGGCTCTTGCCCTGAACCAATTTCGTAGGTTGTATTGCTCCTGATGCCGCCCTTGAGGAGGTTGGCGGTAGCGTCGATTCTGCCAAGCAAGGTTTCTGCGGGTTCCAGATTAGTCAGTTCTGCGTTGAGAATTTTTAGTGCTCGGTAGGTCAGGTTGCCACTGGTATTGAAGAATTTGTTGGGTTGCCAACGTCCGTTGATCTCTCCTTCCTGGGCGCGGCTTGCTGCTCGGAAATCGCTGCCCTGAGGTTGGTAGTCAAGACGATCTCTGAAGCTGGTGCCCCACTGCCATTGTTCGCTTTCCGGGCTTTGAAGGCTGGCCGTGTAGCGTTGAAAGAAGAAGCTGCTGAGTTCCAGTTCGTCGGTTCCGGTGGGCGTTCGTTGGTTTTTTTCTTCCTGTGCACTTAGGTTGAGTTGCCAATTGTTCCAGCGGGCAAACTTCTTTTGAATTTGTAAACCAGGGCGGGTGAAGCGTGTATCGAGAATGGGGGTGGTACTGTTGAGCCAGCTGTTGCTGCCATTGATTTGCCAGCCTTTTATTTGCCAGCGCAATTCAGCAGCGTGGCGTTGCCCTTCGTACAAAGAATCACGTAAAAAACTCGACCAGCGGTACCGCAGCTGGCCTTTGTCTGGATGCCCCAGGGCCAGGGTCGCTCCGGCAAGTTGTTCGGCGGCTGGGCTGGTATTGCCAATGCCGTTGACCGTAGCGAGGCTCCAGTCACGCAAGAATTCCGGCGAACGGTAGGGGTTGATGGCACGAAAATTTTCTTGTACCCATTCGTATTCAGCACCACCCAAAAGTTGCCAGCCGGAAGAGTCGGGCCCAAGTTGCCATTTTTGGTCCCAGTCGAGGCGGGTAGCGATGCCCTTATCGTTATTGGCATCCAAACGGCTGAAGCGATTGAGGTCTTCCTGGCTGTAGCCCAATTCGCCACGGATTTCTCCGCTTTTGCCTATCTGATAACTACCTCCCGTGGTGAGGAGCCGCTGTAATTTGGGTGCTGTCAATTGGCGAATGGGGGAGTAGTTGCCCTGCGGACGACAATCATTAGGGTCGGGAGCTACCCAGCGGTAGGCTCTTTCGTTGGCCGTAAGAGCGGGATCAAGCACATAGTCGCCCTGGCCCTCGCCCACGAAAGCAAAGCTGGCGACGAGAAGACCCTCGGGGTCAAAGCGCAAAAACTGGTAAAGACTGTCTACGCCATTACAATTGATCAGACTGTCAACGGCCGAATAGGTCGCGCGTTGGCTGTCGGGAGCATCCAGGCTGTTGATGGTCGAGACAAAGGCATTGGTCAACTGATCACCGGCATCTTGGAGGCGTTGTCGCTCTTCGTCGCTGAGTTCCAGATCGCCGGTAGCTGTTTTGCTGTCTTGCTGGCTGTAAATGTTTACGTAAGCTTTCCAGCGGTCATTTTGGTAATGGGAACTCCCCGCGTAGAGGGAACGCAAGTAACGTTGATCGGCATACTCAAACTCTACGGCAATACGGCTGTCTTTGGTGACCAATCGGCGGGCTGTAAAGGTCACCTCTCCCTGGTTGTAGTCGATGGTATAATCCGCATCACGGCCTCGTTGGAGGGTTTGTCCATCGAGGATAACTTTTTCGGTGCCCGCCAGGACGATGATAAAACGCTCCCCACTACCTCCCTGCAATTTGTAAGGCCCCTGGTTGCCTTCTTGGGTAACCAACTGCTGCCGCCGAAATTGCCCACGAGCAATCGCCACACTCGCGGAATTGCTCCAGCGTCCTCCTCGGTCGTCCAGGCGGCTGGTGCTAAAAGTAGCTCCTTCCAGCTTCTTGAAATATTGGAGGAAATAACTGTCTGGGCTGCGCAGCTCGTAATCGCCTGCGGTAAGTTGGGTGCGGTCTTTTTCTAAACGAATAAAAATACGGTCGAAATCGCGCAACTGTCGCGTATTACCCTCTGGTTGGATGGGGAGGTTCTCATCGGTGATGGCTGCCGTCACCAGGATGCCATCCCCAATTTCGCCCGCTAGTTGGAGGTTGAAGCTGGAGTTGAGCACCAAATCCTGGCGGTTGCCAAAGGAAAAACCACGGCTGAAGCTACCACTGTAGTTGAGGCGTTGACCATCAAGCAAGCTGCCGTCACTGGCGTAGGGATTGTAGTTGCCGATGATGAGGCCCGTAGGATTGTCTTCCCGCTGGGTGGTATCTAGTAAGGCGAAAGGTGCCGTCAGTTGGTAAGGTAGTACGCGGTAACGGAGTAAAATGCTGTCTTCCGAAACGGGTTTGAGCCAACGGAATTCTTGTTGGGTAAAAACGTAAAAACTGCTGTCGTAAAGCGTGCCCGAAGGCTGAAAAGCCTGAATACTGAAGGGAACGACCGTCAAGCTGTCTAGTACAAAACTTCCCGTAGGAGTAACCCATTGGTAGCGTTGATTATTCCAGCTCCCTTCCTGGGCCTGTCCGGTTAGCGCCAGGACAAGACCTATGATCAATAGGTACCCATGAAGTAGCGGTCTTCTAATCATTTATTTTTGTAAAGTTCCTGATGGAACGGGAGAATGAAAAACTTATTGGATAGCAAGAATTCCCTATCTTTCCTGCTATCAAGCTGATGTTTATTATGAAGAACTATTTACTACTCATTTTTTTGTTGCTGATGTTTGCTTTTCCTGTCTTTGGTCAGGACAAGGACAAAGCCCCTCCAACCATTACGGAATATACCAAAGATTGCGTCGCTTATCCGGGCTATTTCAATTTTTTCTGGCAGGAAAGCAGTGGTAAGCTTTTTTTGGAAATCTCGCGCTGGAACGAGGAGTTTCTTTACGTTAACAGCCTTACGGGTGGTGTAGGTTCAAATGACATTGGCTTGGATCGCAATCAACTAGGATCTGACCGGATTGTCAAGTTCGTTCGTTCTGGCCCCAAGGTACTCATGGTTCAACCCAACTACGCGTACCGCGCAGTGAGCGATAATCCTGAAGAGCAACAATCGGTGAAAGATGCTTTTGCACAGTCGGTTTTGTTTGGTTTCAAAGCGGTAGCTATAGAAGGCGAGCGCTTGTTGGTGGATTTGACGCCTTTTCTTTTGCGAGACGCGCACGATGTCATTGGTAAATTCAAGACCAACAAGCAAGGGACCTACAAGACCGATGCCGACCGCAGCATGATCAATCTGGAACGTTGTAAGAGCTTCCCCAAGAACAGTGAATTTGATGCGCTGGTTACTTTTGTGGGGGATGCTACGGGGCGCGAGATTCGTTCCGTGACGCCCAATGCTGATGCCGTTTCTGTGAACCAACACCATAGTTTCGTGGAGTTGCCGGATGCTGGTTACGAACCACGGGTGTATGACCCTCGTTCGGGATATTTCCCCTTTAGTTTTTACGATTATGCGACGCCCATCGATCAGCCCTTGGTCAAGCGTCTGATTACCCGTCATAGGCTGGCCAAGAAAGACCCTACTGCGGCAATCAGTGACCCCGTTGAACCCATCATTTATTACCTGGATCGGGGCACACCGGAACCCATTCGATCGGCCCTGCTGGAGGGTGGCCGCTGGTGGAATGAAGCTTTCACGGCTGCGGGTTACCGCAACGCTTTCCGTGTGGAGGTGCTTCCTCCGGACGCTGACCCCATGGATGTACGCTACAATGTTATCAATTGGACCCATCGGAGCACCCGAGGCTGGAGCTATGGTAGCTCCGTTGTCGATCCTCGCACTGGTGAGATTATTAAAGGCCACGTACTGCTGGGAAGCTTGCGCGTACGCCAGGATTTTCTCATTGCGCAAGGCTTGGTTGCTGCTTACGAAAATGGTAAGGAAGCCGATCCCCGATTGCTGGAAATGGCTCTGGCGCGGCTACGCCAGCTTTCAGCACACGAGATTGGACATACCTTGGGGCTGGCCCACAATTTTGCTTCGAGCTACAATGATCGTGCATCTGTGATGGATTATCCTCACCCTTACATCCGTATTGATGCCGATGGCAACATTGCCTACGATCAGGCTTACGATACGGGCATAGGTGCCTGGGACAAGCGGACCATTATGTACGGTTACCAGGATTTTCCGGAAGGACAAAATGTTGAAGACGGCTTGCAAGCTATTCTGTCTGAAAACAGCCAACTGGGCTTGAAGTATATTTCCGATCCCGACTCCCGCCCGGTAGCCGGAGCACATCCGTATTCCCATCTTTGGGATAACGGACAGTCGGCTACAGAGGAGCTGCGCCGGTTGAGTTTGTTGAGAAAACGATCAATGATTAATTTCAGTGAGCAGAATATTGCGGTCGGAGCACCCATGTCTACCCTGGAAGATGTGCTGGTGCCTATCTACTTTATGCACCGCTACCAGACCGAGGCCGTTGCCAAGTTAATCGGGGGTGTAGATTATTCCTATGCTGTACGTGGAGAGGGTAAGGTAGAAACGGTAGAGATCGTTTCCAACCA is a window from the Lewinella sp. LCG006 genome containing:
- a CDS encoding zinc-dependent metalloprotease, with protein sequence MKNYLLLIFLLLMFAFPVFGQDKDKAPPTITEYTKDCVAYPGYFNFFWQESSGKLFLEISRWNEEFLYVNSLTGGVGSNDIGLDRNQLGSDRIVKFVRSGPKVLMVQPNYAYRAVSDNPEEQQSVKDAFAQSVLFGFKAVAIEGERLLVDLTPFLLRDAHDVIGKFKTNKQGTYKTDADRSMINLERCKSFPKNSEFDALVTFVGDATGREIRSVTPNADAVSVNQHHSFVELPDAGYEPRVYDPRSGYFPFSFYDYATPIDQPLVKRLITRHRLAKKDPTAAISDPVEPIIYYLDRGTPEPIRSALLEGGRWWNEAFTAAGYRNAFRVEVLPPDADPMDVRYNVINWTHRSTRGWSYGSSVVDPRTGEIIKGHVLLGSLRVRQDFLIAQGLVAAYENGKEADPRLLEMALARLRQLSAHEIGHTLGLAHNFASSYNDRASVMDYPHPYIRIDADGNIAYDQAYDTGIGAWDKRTIMYGYQDFPEGQNVEDGLQAILSENSQLGLKYISDPDSRPVAGAHPYSHLWDNGQSATEELRRLSLLRKRSMINFSEQNIAVGAPMSTLEDVLVPIYFMHRYQTEAVAKLIGGVDYSYAVRGEGKVETVEIVSNQEQRNAFKGMLETLRPDFLMIPEHILALIPPQAYGYERGREQFKIHTGLTLDPLAAAEASADYTFQFLLHPARLARLVEQSARKPYYLSATEVMATTRKQLQEEVASGAGNYQHALARVVEQRFVYHLMTLAARNDIQPQVAAAALSTLIDIEGVIPERLTASASNSPDQAHLRYLREQIQQFRRAPEQFKVPSAPDLPDGSPIGCGGGM